Within Candidatus Auribacterota bacterium, the genomic segment ACGGCTACTTCACGGGATTCCCGAGCTACTGGAACATCGCCGTCCTCTACCTCTCCCTCTTCACGTTTCCCCGCGCACTCAATCTCCTCATCGTGCTCGCGCTCGCGGTGCTCGTCTTTATCCCGATCAGGTACATCGATCCGTTCAAAACGAAGCCGCTCGCCCGGTTGACGCGCCCGCTCACGGTCGCGTGGGCAGTCTCCGTCCTCGCGCTCATTTTCCACATGCCGGACGTCAATCCGCTGCTCCTGCGCGCCTCGTTCCTCTATCCGTGCTACTACCTCCTGGCATCCTTCTGGATCAATGCCGGAATGCGATCAACGGTGGACCACAGATAAACACAGATCGCCGCAGATTGACACAGATACAGATGAGGGCGGAACAGGATGCGTGCAGATAGTTTCATATAATGTCACTATAAACGCGCAATGAGAAGTTAGCAACTATAGTCAACATCTGTGTTTATCTGTGTTCATCTATGATTATCTGTGATGAAAGTTGAAGTGGGCGTGGCGGAAAGCGACGGCAGGTGAGCCTCGAAACTACGTAGATGGTCAAGAGACCGCTCAGCATGGCGATTGTCTTGAATGGGAAGAGCGTGCCCGCAACCGGGTCCCACCAGGGGTAGGGAATGATCCGCGGGATGCGCAGGAGAGGGTCGCCGCCGCCGAAACGCAGGGCGAACGAAACCACCAATCCTGCAATCGAACCCGGCCGGTTCGCGGATTTACAGAAGAGGGCCATCGTCAATTGCGGGAAGAGGATGACGTACACGAAATCGCTGCAGAGGTACCAGAGCGCCTGAACGCTCTTTATCCTGAGTGCCATAAGCGTCGCGGCGGCGCCGATGACGACTGTGGAAATCCTGAGTGTGACCCGCAGGGAACGCTCGCTCGCATCAGGATTGATGATCCTCCAGTACCAGTTCCATGTGAACATCGCCGACGCGGAGAGAAACGATGAGTCAACAGAAGACATGACCGCTGCCGCGACCGCGCCGAGGCCGATGACGCCGATCCAGTAGGGTGTCAGATAGCGAAGGACATAGGGGAGGACCATTGCGGGGTACTCAATCCCGAGGCCCAGCGTCTTCCAGGGGAACACGCTGCCGATGATGCCGATGATGAGCGGCGGCACTGCCATGAGCGCGCACAAGAAACCGGCATAGATTGAAAACCGTTGAGCAATTTTCGCATTGGGGACGGCGAGCACCCTCTGGAAATAGACGTTCCACGGTATCCCGCCGAGGATGAGCAGGAATGACCAGTCCCACCAGTTCAGCACCCGAGGCAGCGTCCAGGCGGCGTTGTGCGAAAGACCGCGGATCGGCGGCAGGATCGATGTGAAGGAGCCACCCATGGCCCTGTAACGGACCGCCATCTCCGCGAACCCGCCGACATGGACCACCGCGAACGGGATCGCGACAACCAGGCCGACAAAAATGAACGCGAGCTGAACTACATCCGTGTACGCCACCGACCAGAGACCCCCGACGGTCGTGTAGCCGATGACGACACCGGCTGAGAGGACGATCGAGGTTGTCAGATCCAGATTCAATATCGTACCGAACGTCGTTCCGAGGGCGAGGAGGATGGCCGCGCTCCAGAATATCTCGCCGGCGAGCGCGGGGAAGAACAGAGCCGCTGCCATTCCCTTGCCGAAGCGCCTCTCGAATGGGTCGAGGAGCGTGGTGAACTCGAGGCGCCTCATAATCTTCGCGAAGAAGACTCCCCCCAAGATTAGGCTGAGAGAGTAACAGAGCCCCCCCTGCGCTCCCCAGGTGATTCCGTTCTTATAGATATTCTCGGCGGTGCCGTTGATGTAACCGCCGCAGACCCAGGTCGCCGTCATCGTGCACAGGGCGATCCAGAGCGGCATGTTCCTTCCCGCGAGGAGCAGGTCGGAGGTGGTTCCGGTGTCCCGCCGGCGCGAGTAATACACGCCCACCCAGAACACGATCGCGTAGAAGGCCACCATCCACCACAGGCCGCCCCAGTAGATTCCTTGCATATTCCTGTCGACCCTACTGTGTGTTGTTGTGGACTGATAATCCCCGCTGGCTACATACGTGTCGGCGTGATCATAATTTTGAAGTCGGCAAATCGCTGTTTCATTCCTTCGTTTTTCAAATCTTGGGATTTGGGATTTGGGATTTTGGATTTATCTCCCGGTACATTTCTCTATTCGCAATTGGCGCAAGGGCGCAGTAGAGCGCGAGCTTGAAGCTCTGCAGCCGAGTGATGCGATTGCGGGTGAGAATTCCGAAAGCCCCCTCCTTCGAACGCACATCTTCCTTCCCGCTCACCTCGTCCATGACGCTGGCGAGTTCCCTCTCCGCGCTCACTCTCTCCAGGAGATGGCGGGGAAAGGGCATCCCGGGCGTCGAACCGACAAATGTGTCCGTGCCGTCAAAAACAGCCACCCATCCCTTGAGCAGAGGGCCATACGGACCCGGTGCGATTCCGCCCTCCAGCCCGATTCCCAGGTCAGCCCTTGAGGCGCGAAATGCCCCTTCGGCCCTGCGGGCCGCGCCGCGCAGGATCTCCTCATCGGTAGAGGGGGTATGCGCGACCCCCGAATCAACCCCGTAATGCCTGATGGTCACGTCACCGAAGAGCTCGCGACATACCTCTTCCACCGCACCGCGCTTCACCCGGTTGAGCGAACCGACGTTGATAATCATATAATTCTCCCCACCCTAAAGAGTGGGCTACAACTGTCTGTGGGCTACAACTGCCTCGCTCGATAGCTGTTCCAACCCTTACGTGTGACCCACAAGCCCAAAAGGTGCGCTCTGTAACAACTCACCCTAACCCGACTTT encodes:
- a CDS encoding sodium:solute symporter family protein, which translates into the protein MQGIYWGGLWWMVAFYAIVFWVGVYYSRRRDTGTTSDLLLAGRNMPLWIALCTMTATWVCGGYINGTAENIYKNGITWGAQGGLCYSLSLILGGVFFAKIMRRLEFTTLLDPFERRFGKGMAAALFFPALAGEIFWSAAILLALGTTFGTILNLDLTTSIVLSAGVVIGYTTVGGLWSVAYTDVVQLAFIFVGLVVAIPFAVVHVGGFAEMAVRYRAMGGSFTSILPPIRGLSHNAAWTLPRVLNWWDWSFLLILGGIPWNVYFQRVLAVPNAKIAQRFSIYAGFLCALMAVPPLIIGIIGSVFPWKTLGLGIEYPAMVLPYVLRYLTPYWIGVIGLGAVAAAVMSSVDSSFLSASAMFTWNWYWRIINPDASERSLRVTLRISTVVIGAAATLMALRIKSVQALWYLCSDFVYVILFPQLTMALFCKSANRPGSIAGLVVSFALRFGGGDPLLRIPRIIPYPWWDPVAGTLFPFKTIAMLSGLLTIYVVSRLTCRRFPPRPLQLSSQIIIDEHR
- a CDS encoding inosine/xanthosine triphosphatase; its protein translation is MIINVGSLNRVKRGAVEEVCRELFGDVTIRHYGVDSGVAHTPSTDEEILRGAARRAEGAFRASRADLGIGLEGGIAPGPYGPLLKGWVAVFDGTDTFVGSTPGMPFPRHLLERVSAERELASVMDEVSGKEDVRSKEGAFGILTRNRITRLQSFKLALYCALAPIANREMYREINPKSQIPNPKI